Proteins co-encoded in one Enterobacter sp. R4-368 genomic window:
- a CDS encoding LysR family transcriptional regulator: MLKDNFNDLFYLIVVARERSFTRAAAKLGVSQSALSHAIRGLEERLQIRLLTRTTRSVAPTDAGEALINSIDPRFKEIEEELIALTDMRDRVAGNIRITLGEHALHSTVWPAIKPFLDAYPDVKVELTIDNTLTDIVSERYDAGIRLGEQVARDMVAVRIGPDWRMVVVGSPGYFSRHGKPQTPHDLQQHNCINMRLPTLGGLYAWEFSRDGQPMRVRVEGQLTFNNLASRVEAATSGMGLALVPEDCVAQAVSEGKLETVLDDWCEPFPGYYLYYPSRKQHTAAFSLLIDALRYA; this comes from the coding sequence ATGCTGAAAGATAATTTTAATGATCTTTTCTATTTAATTGTGGTGGCCCGCGAACGTAGCTTTACTCGCGCGGCAGCAAAATTAGGTGTCTCGCAATCGGCGCTCAGCCATGCTATTCGCGGGCTGGAAGAGCGTCTGCAAATTCGTCTGCTTACCCGTACTACGCGCAGCGTCGCGCCCACCGATGCAGGCGAGGCATTAATTAATAGCATTGACCCGCGCTTTAAAGAGATTGAGGAAGAACTCATTGCCTTAACCGATATGCGCGATCGCGTGGCCGGCAATATCCGCATCACGCTTGGCGAACACGCATTGCATTCGACGGTGTGGCCAGCCATTAAGCCTTTTTTAGACGCTTACCCTGATGTGAAAGTGGAATTAACTATCGATAACACCCTGACGGATATTGTCAGTGAGCGCTACGATGCCGGTATTCGCCTTGGTGAACAGGTTGCCAGAGATATGGTCGCGGTGCGAATTGGTCCCGACTGGCGCATGGTGGTTGTGGGCTCGCCGGGCTATTTTTCCCGTCATGGTAAACCGCAAACGCCGCATGACTTACAGCAGCACAACTGTATTAATATGCGTCTGCCGACGCTTGGCGGGCTGTATGCCTGGGAGTTTTCCAGAGACGGCCAGCCAATGCGCGTGCGTGTGGAAGGGCAATTAACCTTTAATAACCTGGCTTCCAGAGTCGAAGCGGCAACCAGCGGTATGGGGCTGGCGCTGGTACCGGAAGATTGCGTGGCGCAGGCTGTTAGCGAAGGCAAACTTGAAACGGTACTCGACGACTGGTGTGAACCGTTCCCCGGCTATTACCTCTATTATCCCAGCCGTAAACAGCACACTGCCGCGTTTAGCTTACTGATTGACGCGCTGCGTTATGCTTAA
- a CDS encoding winged helix-turn-helix domain-containing protein, with the protein MEKLTVYGYRLGNEYQVEFVPYKQSLTTCAIPGSCTYLRNTMSNLLTYLLAHAVGNIVADKTLQIQVWENNGLSCSSQRLWQVMNNLKRKLAVFGLPDDFILRVAGKGYLIPPEKVLTLYCRETFFQQHLAVDYSAL; encoded by the coding sequence ATGGAAAAGTTAACGGTATATGGATATCGACTCGGTAACGAATATCAGGTGGAATTCGTGCCTTATAAGCAAAGTCTGACGACCTGCGCGATCCCCGGTAGCTGCACCTATTTACGTAACACCATGAGCAACCTGCTGACCTATCTGCTGGCGCACGCCGTGGGGAATATTGTGGCCGACAAAACGCTGCAGATTCAGGTATGGGAAAATAATGGATTGAGTTGCTCAAGCCAGCGGCTGTGGCAAGTGATGAACAACCTGAAGCGTAAACTGGCGGTATTCGGTTTGCCCGACGACTTTATTCTGCGCGTGGCCGGCAAAGGGTATCTTATCCCGCCGGAAAAGGTGCTGACGCTGTATTGCCGGGAGACGTTTTTTCAGCAACACCTCGCGGTAGATTACTCCGCCCTGTAA
- a CDS encoding HDOD domain-containing protein has product MFSFVARQAIFDANMNTVGYELLFRDSMTNRFPDVTPEYATAQIIVEQFLGAPLGRLKEYSAIFVNFPYELLIQGMAETLPKDRVIVEILETAKPTPQLLNTVKKLSAHGFRIALDDFALGDTWNAFLPYISIIKFDVRENTPDEISGYINAKAHLLKDTIFLAEKVETQEEYECFRNMGCTLFQGHFFSKPVIHSTNKLFQNQEITLKLMKEVNADSPDFGRIEALLKQDLALSFKIMRYAQNIVFNARGIKNFRSQSLKDVIFYLGTNELRRFVLVSCLTSVNKVKTDDIYYQSLIRAKFCELASAHSISRHSADDAFIVGLFSQLDRIFEMPMADLLSQIDISASVMMALKEQKGPLYPYLQLIELYENHNWEEVSALGHRLGFNRSMVAELIKAATKWTNAIPSDVS; this is encoded by the coding sequence ATGTTCTCTTTTGTCGCCCGGCAGGCGATTTTTGATGCAAATATGAACACAGTCGGTTACGAGTTGTTGTTCAGAGACAGTATGACGAACCGGTTTCCCGACGTTACGCCGGAGTACGCCACTGCCCAAATTATTGTCGAACAGTTTCTGGGCGCACCGCTGGGCCGTCTGAAAGAGTACAGCGCGATCTTCGTTAACTTCCCCTATGAACTGCTGATACAAGGGATGGCGGAAACGTTGCCGAAAGACCGCGTGATTGTGGAAATCCTCGAAACCGCCAAACCCACGCCTCAGTTGCTCAACACGGTAAAAAAACTCTCTGCGCACGGCTTTCGTATCGCGCTGGATGACTTCGCGTTAGGCGACACCTGGAACGCGTTTTTACCTTATATCAGCATTATCAAATTCGACGTGCGGGAAAATACGCCGGACGAGATCAGCGGCTATATCAATGCCAAAGCCCATTTGCTGAAAGACACCATATTTCTTGCCGAAAAGGTGGAAACCCAGGAAGAGTATGAGTGTTTCCGTAATATGGGTTGTACGCTGTTTCAGGGGCATTTTTTCAGCAAGCCGGTGATCCATTCAACCAATAAACTGTTTCAGAATCAGGAAATCACCTTAAAACTGATGAAAGAGGTGAATGCCGACTCGCCAGATTTTGGCCGAATCGAAGCCCTGCTGAAACAGGATCTGGCGCTGTCGTTTAAGATCATGCGCTATGCACAAAATATTGTCTTCAACGCGCGCGGGATTAAAAACTTCCGCAGCCAGTCGTTAAAGGACGTTATTTTTTACCTTGGCACCAATGAGTTACGCCGCTTTGTGCTGGTTTCCTGCCTGACCTCGGTCAACAAAGTAAAGACCGACGACATTTACTACCAGAGCCTGATCCGCGCCAAGTTTTGCGAACTGGCCTCGGCGCACTCCATCAGCCGTCACTCAGCCGATGACGCGTTTATCGTCGGTCTGTTTTCACAGCTCGACAGGATTTTTGAAATGCCGATGGCAGATTTATTAAGCCAGATTGATATTTCCGCCAGCGTCATGATGGCGCTTAAAGAGCAAAAAGGCCCGCTCTACCCTTACCTGCAACTGATTGAGCTGTACGAAAATCACAACTGGGAAGAGGTCAGCGCGCTCGGTCACCGGCTGGGTTTTAACCGCAGCATGGTGGCAGAGCTGATTAAAGCCGCCACCAAATGGACCAACGCTATCCCGTCAGACGTCAGCTAA
- a CDS encoding SDR family NAD(P)-dependent oxidoreductase, with product MAAKNVVFITGATSGFGEAAAQVFADAGWALVLSGRRLTRLENLKERLHGKVPVHIIELDVRDNAAVKKAVAELPAAFADITTLINNAGLALAPQPAQKVELQDWQTMIDTNVTGLVNVTHALLPTLIAHGAGASIINIGSIAGQWPYPGSHVYGATKAFVKQFSYNLRCDLLGTGVRVTDLAPGIAETEFTLVRTKGDKAASDNLYRGTTPLSAQDIAGQMLYIATLPDHMNINRVEVMPVRQAWQPFAIDRD from the coding sequence ATGGCAGCGAAAAACGTGGTGTTCATTACCGGCGCGACCTCCGGATTTGGCGAAGCGGCGGCGCAGGTTTTTGCCGACGCGGGATGGGCGCTGGTATTGAGCGGGCGTCGGCTTACGCGTCTGGAAAACCTAAAAGAACGCCTGCATGGCAAGGTGCCGGTGCACATTATTGAACTCGATGTCCGCGATAACGCCGCGGTAAAAAAAGCGGTGGCCGAACTGCCTGCAGCATTTGCCGATATCACGACGCTTATCAACAACGCCGGACTGGCGCTCGCCCCACAGCCCGCCCAGAAAGTGGAGTTGCAGGACTGGCAAACGATGATCGACACCAATGTTACCGGGCTGGTTAACGTGACACACGCGCTACTGCCCACGCTGATTGCGCACGGTGCGGGGGCATCGATTATCAATATTGGCTCTATCGCCGGGCAGTGGCCCTACCCTGGCAGCCATGTGTATGGTGCGACCAAAGCCTTTGTGAAGCAGTTTAGCTACAACCTGCGCTGCGATTTACTGGGAACGGGCGTGCGGGTAACCGATCTTGCGCCGGGGATTGCCGAAACGGAATTTACCCTCGTCCGCACCAAAGGCGACAAAGCGGCGTCTGATAATTTGTATCGCGGCACAACGCCGCTCAGCGCGCAGGATATTGCCGGGCAGATGCTCTACATCGCCACCCTGCCGGATCATATGAATATTAACCGTGTAGAAGTGATGCCGGTGCGCCAGGCCTGGCAGCCGTTTGCCATCGACAGGGATTAA
- a CDS encoding aspartate aminotransferase family protein: MKLALHNEMAITNDDVRQLDRSYVFHSWSMQGNLNPMVIAGAQGCELWDYDGNRYLDFSSQLVNVNIGYQHPRVLAAMKAQLETLVTIAPATANLARGEAAKRIVELAPEGFSKVFFTNAGADANENAIRMARLYTGRDKIFSAYRSYHGNTGSAIAATGDWRRVPNEYSRGHVHFFNPYLYRSEFNAVSETEECERALAHLRRMIECEGPSSIAAILLESIPGTAGILVPPAGYMQGVRALADEFGIVLILDEVMAGFGRTGSWFAFEQDGIVPDLITFAKGVNAGYVPAGGVLISAPIAHYFDDHFFAGGLTYSGHPLAMAAIVATLDAMKEENVVQNAAEIGNGVLRPALEALAAKHPLIGEVRGRGMFQALELVSNRKTKTPLAATEMAAIKAALTGAGMLTFVVENRIHVVPPCIMSAKEVQQGMAIFDQVLAQFGHFGQ; this comes from the coding sequence ATGAAACTGGCACTTCACAACGAGATGGCGATAACGAACGACGACGTGCGTCAACTGGACCGGTCATATGTGTTTCATTCATGGTCGATGCAGGGCAACCTCAACCCGATGGTGATTGCCGGGGCGCAAGGCTGCGAGCTGTGGGATTACGACGGTAACCGCTACCTCGATTTCAGCAGCCAGTTAGTGAACGTCAATATTGGTTATCAACACCCGCGCGTGCTGGCGGCGATGAAAGCGCAGCTGGAAACGCTGGTAACCATTGCGCCGGCCACCGCCAACCTGGCGCGTGGCGAAGCGGCAAAACGCATTGTGGAGCTGGCACCGGAAGGCTTCAGCAAAGTCTTTTTCACCAACGCCGGGGCGGATGCCAACGAAAACGCCATTCGCATGGCACGGCTGTACACCGGGCGTGACAAAATTTTCTCTGCCTATCGCTCTTATCACGGCAACACCGGCAGCGCCATTGCGGCGACCGGCGACTGGCGACGTGTGCCAAATGAGTATTCGCGCGGGCATGTTCACTTCTTTAACCCGTACCTGTATCGCAGCGAATTTAATGCCGTCAGTGAAACCGAAGAGTGCGAACGCGCGCTGGCGCATCTGCGCCGCATGATTGAATGCGAAGGGCCGTCGTCGATTGCGGCGATCCTGCTGGAGTCCATTCCCGGCACGGCGGGCATTCTGGTGCCGCCAGCCGGGTATATGCAGGGCGTGCGCGCGCTGGCTGATGAGTTCGGCATTGTGCTGATCCTTGATGAAGTGATGGCCGGTTTTGGCCGTACCGGTAGCTGGTTTGCTTTCGAACAGGATGGCATCGTGCCGGATCTGATCACCTTCGCCAAAGGGGTGAATGCGGGCTATGTGCCGGCGGGCGGTGTGCTGATTTCCGCGCCGATTGCTCACTACTTTGACGACCATTTCTTCGCCGGTGGGCTGACATATTCCGGGCATCCGCTGGCGATGGCGGCGATTGTCGCCACGCTTGATGCGATGAAAGAGGAGAACGTGGTGCAGAATGCGGCAGAGATCGGCAACGGCGTTCTGCGTCCTGCGCTGGAGGCTCTGGCAGCAAAACATCCGCTGATTGGCGAGGTGCGCGGTCGCGGCATGTTCCAGGCGCTGGAGCTGGTGAGCAACCGCAAAACCAAAACGCCTTTAGCCGCGACAGAGATGGCTGCGATCAAGGCGGCGCTAACCGGAGCCGGAATGTTAACTTTTGTTGTCGAAAACCGCATTCATGTGGTGCCACCTTGCATAATGAGCGCGAAAGAAGTCCAGCAGGGAATGGCCATTTTTGACCAGGTTTTGGCTCAATTTGGTCACTTTGGTCAGTAA
- a CDS encoding GNAT family protein, with product MPELNHYGQTVGDMLPHWHGVQPLPRSVLHGQYCRLEPLDARVHTHDLLRAYSQAENESDWTWLAGERPQTVDSMAQWVVGKMIDTTIAPFAVVECASGEALGVVAWLAINTQNGSVEIGHVTWSPRMKNSVLGTEAIWLMLRHAFACNYRRVEWKCDTLNVASRRAAERLGFSWEGRFRQHMVRKGRNRDTDYLSMLDSEWPQRDAAISAWLAASNFDEQGRQKQKLSAFFAPSSS from the coding sequence GTGCCGGAATTGAATCATTATGGTCAAACCGTCGGTGACATGTTGCCGCACTGGCACGGCGTCCAGCCGCTGCCGCGCAGCGTGTTGCACGGACAATACTGTCGGCTGGAACCGCTTGACGCCAGGGTACACACGCACGATCTTTTGCGCGCTTACTCTCAGGCGGAAAACGAGAGCGACTGGACATGGCTGGCGGGTGAGCGCCCACAAACCGTGGACAGCATGGCGCAATGGGTGGTGGGTAAAATGATCGACACCACCATCGCGCCTTTCGCCGTGGTGGAGTGTGCCAGCGGTGAGGCGCTCGGCGTTGTCGCCTGGCTTGCCATCAACACACAAAATGGCTCGGTGGAAATCGGCCATGTCACCTGGTCACCGCGCATGAAAAATAGCGTGCTGGGAACGGAAGCCATCTGGTTGATGCTGCGCCACGCGTTTGCCTGCAACTACCGCCGCGTAGAGTGGAAGTGTGACACGCTCAATGTCGCTTCCCGCCGCGCTGCCGAACGTCTCGGCTTTAGCTGGGAAGGGCGTTTTCGCCAGCATATGGTGCGTAAAGGGCGCAACCGCGATACCGACTATTTATCCATGCTGGATAGCGAATGGCCGCAGCGCGACGCGGCGATTTCCGCCTGGCTGGCGGCCAGTAACTTTGACGAGCAGGGCAGGCAAAAACAAAAACTCAGCGCCTTCTTTGCTCCCTCGTCATCTTAA
- a CDS encoding methyl-accepting chemotaxis protein: MHFIRNLKIKVAMLAILVIFTLLWGGVSFYSLHALSALTDEVELTNVQQINGDIINNASDRYYQVKLLMDRALVFQANNDTQNYQQTLDRIGKDIDFLQNGLNQFKVTDHANISTEAIDNIYNSSLNLFNQAITPMFAAVKADNAESYNQLSKAQFSPLRSGFSQAIVAYNQQIHELKSAANARIASWVSLTRAIIIIAMIIGLAMLVMSERYLALCLARSLEWVKQHLQVLSVGKLDKPTKDLGNNEVGQLIPYLETMQNNWVNTVTQIRNSAGEIYQGASEIASGNTDLSSRTEEQAAALTQTAASMEELSAVVKQNADNASEASNLAHVASAAVNKGEERVQAVIASMKNITNSSQKITDIINVIDSIAFQTNILALNAAVEAARAGEQGRGFAVVASEVRNLAQRSAGAAKEIKVLIDESVTNVNNGFDQVTLTSESMDNILRSVTSVTDIMGEIASASVEQSKGISQVGTAISQMDSVTQQNAALVEESSATSASLEHQAFQLTEIVSVFKLPGDAEQGATGKPSAAAPKAGKALRRPALAGGSKAPEHDWEAF, encoded by the coding sequence ATGCACTTTATTCGAAATTTAAAAATCAAGGTCGCAATGCTGGCGATCCTGGTCATTTTCACTTTGCTCTGGGGCGGTGTCTCGTTTTATTCGTTACATGCGTTGAGCGCCTTAACCGATGAAGTGGAACTCACCAACGTTCAGCAAATTAACGGCGACATCATCAACAACGCCAGCGATCGCTATTACCAGGTCAAACTGCTGATGGACCGCGCGCTGGTTTTCCAGGCTAATAACGATACGCAAAACTACCAGCAAACCCTCGATCGTATCGGCAAAGATATCGATTTTCTGCAAAACGGTCTGAATCAGTTCAAAGTGACCGATCATGCGAATATCAGCACCGAGGCCATCGATAATATCTATAACAGCTCGTTGAACTTGTTTAATCAGGCCATTACGCCGATGTTCGCCGCCGTTAAAGCCGACAATGCCGAGAGTTATAACCAGTTGTCGAAAGCGCAGTTCAGCCCGCTGCGCAGCGGATTCTCACAGGCGATCGTCGCGTATAACCAGCAAATTCACGAGCTGAAATCCGCCGCTAACGCGCGTATTGCCAGTTGGGTTTCGCTGACGCGCGCCATCATTATCATCGCCATGATCATTGGCCTGGCGATGCTGGTGATGTCCGAGCGTTACCTGGCGCTGTGCCTGGCGCGCTCGCTGGAGTGGGTTAAGCAACATCTGCAGGTGTTGTCGGTGGGCAAGCTGGATAAGCCGACAAAAGATCTGGGCAACAACGAAGTGGGGCAACTGATTCCCTATCTGGAAACCATGCAGAACAACTGGGTGAACACCGTTACGCAGATCCGTAACAGCGCGGGTGAAATTTACCAGGGGGCGAGCGAAATTGCGTCCGGTAACACCGACCTCTCTTCGCGCACAGAAGAACAAGCCGCCGCGCTGACGCAAACCGCCGCCAGCATGGAAGAGCTGAGCGCGGTGGTCAAACAGAACGCCGACAACGCCAGCGAAGCCAGCAACCTTGCACACGTGGCGTCAGCCGCCGTGAACAAAGGGGAAGAGCGCGTGCAGGCGGTCATCGCCAGCATGAAAAATATCACCAACAGTTCGCAGAAAATCACCGACATCATTAACGTCATCGACAGCATTGCGTTCCAGACCAATATCCTGGCGCTCAACGCCGCTGTTGAAGCGGCGCGTGCCGGTGAGCAAGGGCGCGGGTTCGCGGTGGTCGCCAGCGAAGTGCGTAATCTGGCGCAGCGAAGCGCTGGAGCCGCGAAAGAGATCAAAGTGCTGATCGATGAGTCGGTCACGAACGTCAATAACGGTTTTGACCAGGTGACGTTGACCAGCGAATCGATGGACAACATCCTGCGTTCCGTCACCAGCGTAACGGATATCATGGGCGAGATCGCCTCGGCGTCCGTGGAGCAGAGCAAAGGGATTAGTCAGGTTGGCACGGCGATTTCGCAAATGGACAGCGTGACCCAGCAGAACGCCGCGCTGGTGGAAGAATCTTCCGCCACTTCCGCTTCGCTGGAGCATCAAGCGTTCCAGTTAACGGAAATTGTCTCGGTGTTTAAACTGCCAGGCGATGCAGAGCAGGGGGCTACCGGCAAACCGTCAGCGGCTGCGCCAAAAGCGGGGAAAGCCTTGCGCCGACCTGCGCTTGCAGGCGGCAGCAAAGCGCCGGAACATGACTGGGAAGCGTTCTGA
- a CDS encoding TonB-dependent siderophore receptor, which translates to MNNKIKSLAVLVNLGIYGVAVPALAAETRTASGEETIVVTAEQQNLQAPGVSTITADEIRKNPPSRDVSEIIRTMPGVNLTGNATSGQRGNNRQIDIRGMGPENTLILVDGKPVTSRNSVRLGWRGERDSRGDTNWVPPEMIERIEVIRGPAAARYGNGAAGGVVNIITKKENTGEWHGSWNTYFNAPEHKDEGSTKRTNFSLSGPLGGDVSFRLYGNLAKTQADAQDINKDHQSERTGTYANTVVAGREGSINKDITGVVRWDFAPMQALELQAGYSRQGNLYAGDTQNTNNDSSTNNYVNENYGKETNRLYRQNYSATWTGGWDNGVTTSNWVRYEHTRNSRIPEGLAGGTEGLFNAQKFSDIDYSDLLLHSEASVPFELLFKQNLTLGAEWDHQSMKDSTSNTQTFMGGNIPGYSSTGRSPYSNADIFSVFAEDNIELTDSTMLTPALRFDHHTIVGNNWSPSLNLSQGLGDDFTLKMGIARAYKAPSLYQTNPNYILYSRGQGCYAVTVDANGRDIGCYLQGNDDLKAETSINKEIGLEFKRDGWLAGVTWFRNDYRNKIESGYSPVGQTSIKSGNSNLNTYIYQWDNVPKAVVEGLEGALNVPVSETVNWTNNVTYMLQSKNKTTGERLSIIPAYTWNSTLSWQVTQDVSLQSTFTWYGKQQPKKYDYKGNRVTGSATNEVSPYSIVGLSGTWDVTKNVSLTGGVSNVFDKRHWREGNAQTTGGGANWMYGAGAATYNESGRTWYMGVNTRF; encoded by the coding sequence ATGAATAACAAAATCAAATCCCTGGCCGTTCTGGTCAATCTGGGGATCTACGGCGTTGCTGTGCCAGCGTTGGCGGCAGAAACCCGCACCGCTTCTGGCGAAGAGACGATTGTTGTCACAGCTGAGCAGCAAAATTTGCAGGCACCGGGCGTTTCCACCATCACGGCAGACGAAATTCGTAAGAACCCGCCTTCCCGTGATGTCTCCGAAATTATCCGTACCATGCCCGGCGTGAACTTAACCGGTAACGCCACCAGCGGTCAGCGCGGGAACAACCGCCAGATCGACATACGCGGCATGGGCCCGGAGAACACGCTGATTCTGGTGGATGGCAAACCGGTCACCAGCCGTAACTCCGTGCGTCTTGGCTGGCGCGGCGAGCGCGACAGCCGGGGCGACACCAACTGGGTGCCGCCGGAGATGATCGAGCGTATCGAAGTGATTCGCGGCCCGGCGGCGGCGCGCTACGGTAACGGCGCGGCGGGCGGTGTGGTGAATATCATCACCAAAAAAGAGAATACTGGCGAATGGCACGGCTCGTGGAATACCTATTTCAACGCGCCGGAACACAAAGATGAAGGGTCAACCAAACGCACCAACTTCAGCCTGAGCGGCCCGCTCGGTGGCGATGTTAGCTTCCGCCTGTACGGCAACCTCGCCAAAACCCAGGCCGACGCGCAGGACATCAACAAAGATCACCAGTCGGAACGCACCGGCACTTACGCCAACACCGTCGTTGCCGGCCGTGAAGGTTCAATCAACAAAGACATTACCGGCGTCGTGCGCTGGGATTTTGCCCCGATGCAGGCGCTGGAGTTGCAGGCCGGTTACAGCCGCCAGGGCAACCTCTACGCGGGCGATACGCAGAACACCAACAACGACAGCAGTACCAATAACTACGTCAATGAAAACTATGGCAAAGAGACCAACCGTCTCTATCGCCAGAACTACTCGGCGACGTGGACCGGCGGCTGGGATAATGGCGTCACCACCAGCAACTGGGTGCGTTATGAACACACCCGTAACTCACGCATCCCGGAAGGGCTGGCGGGCGGTACGGAAGGCCTGTTCAACGCGCAAAAATTCTCTGATATCGACTACAGCGATCTGTTGCTGCACAGCGAAGCGAGCGTACCGTTTGAACTGCTGTTCAAGCAGAACCTGACGCTCGGCGCCGAGTGGGATCACCAGAGCATGAAAGATTCCACCTCGAATACCCAGACCTTTATGGGTGGCAATATTCCGGGTTACAGCAGCACCGGCCGTAGTCCCTACTCCAATGCCGATATCTTCTCGGTGTTTGCCGAAGACAACATTGAGCTGACCGACAGCACCATGCTCACTCCGGCGCTGCGCTTTGATCACCACACGATTGTTGGCAACAACTGGAGCCCGTCGCTGAACTTGTCTCAGGGCCTCGGCGACGATTTCACCCTGAAAATGGGCATCGCCCGCGCGTACAAAGCACCAAGCCTGTACCAGACCAACCCGAACTACATTCTCTACAGCCGTGGTCAGGGTTGCTACGCGGTCACCGTGGATGCTAACGGCCGAGACATCGGCTGTTATCTGCAAGGTAACGACGATCTGAAAGCGGAGACCAGCATCAACAAAGAGATTGGTCTGGAGTTCAAACGTGACGGCTGGCTGGCGGGTGTCACCTGGTTCCGTAACGACTACCGCAACAAGATTGAGTCAGGCTACTCGCCGGTTGGGCAAACCTCTATCAAGAGCGGCAACTCAAACCTGAACACCTATATCTACCAGTGGGATAACGTGCCGAAAGCAGTGGTGGAAGGGTTAGAAGGTGCGTTGAATGTACCGGTAAGCGAGACGGTAAACTGGACCAACAATGTCACCTACATGCTGCAAAGCAAAAACAAAACCACCGGTGAGCGTCTGTCGATCATTCCTGCATACACCTGGAACTCCACGCTGAGCTGGCAGGTTACTCAGGATGTTTCGCTGCAATCCACCTTTACCTGGTACGGTAAACAGCAGCCGAAGAAATATGACTACAAAGGTAACCGCGTCACCGGTTCCGCCACCAACGAAGTGAGCCCGTACAGCATCGTTGGCCTGAGTGGCACCTGGGACGTGACCAAAAACGTCAGCCTGACGGGCGGTGTCAGCAACGTGTTCGATAAACGTCACTGGCGTGAAGGTAACGCCCAGACCACCGGCGGCGGCGCAAACTGGATGTACGGCGCGGGTGCCGCAACGTATAACGAGTCGGGCCGCACCTGGTATATGGGGGTAAACACCCGCTTCTAA
- the fes gene encoding enterochelin esterase, producing the protein MTPTTGSDAWWESKQGPEWVKNAQGNYEVTFWWRDPAGTEATSRVRQVWIYITGVTDHHQKSTPQSLTRIAGTDVWYWKTTLAASWRGSYCLIPSQNSDDFAADVFTLTPPDRTALREGWRKLLPRAIADPLNPQSWRGGRGHPVSALEMPDAPLQPGWRETDTPFNEPQHLWRSTRLNNTRRVWVYTTGNSHSAERPLAILLDGQFWAQSMPVWPALAALTNTGQLPEAVYVLIDVIDNAHRSLELPCNADFWLAVQDELLPQVRAIAPFSDSADRTVVAGQSFGGLSSLYAALHWPQRFGCVLSQSGSFWWPHRGGERDGIIIEHLKNGELNPQGLRIVLEAGVREPLIFRANEALFPLLQRTQQSVFWRQVDGGHDALCWRGGLTSGLITLWQPLTRAR; encoded by the coding sequence GTGACGCCAACAACGGGAAGTGATGCCTGGTGGGAGTCGAAACAGGGGCCCGAATGGGTCAAAAACGCGCAGGGAAATTATGAGGTCACTTTCTGGTGGCGCGATCCCGCCGGGACAGAAGCAACCTCCCGCGTGCGCCAGGTGTGGATCTACATTACCGGCGTGACCGATCACCATCAAAAATCGACGCCGCAATCGCTGACGCGCATTGCCGGAACCGATGTCTGGTACTGGAAAACCACGCTTGCCGCCAGCTGGCGCGGCAGCTACTGCTTGATTCCTTCGCAAAACAGCGACGATTTCGCCGCCGACGTTTTCACGCTTACGCCGCCGGATCGCACCGCGCTGCGCGAAGGCTGGCGAAAACTATTGCCGCGCGCAATTGCCGATCCGCTCAATCCGCAAAGCTGGCGCGGCGGGCGTGGCCATCCCGTTTCGGCGCTGGAAATGCCCGATGCACCGTTACAGCCTGGCTGGCGCGAAACGGATACGCCATTCAACGAACCGCAACACCTGTGGCGCAGTACGCGCCTGAACAACACGCGCCGCGTCTGGGTTTACACTACCGGCAACAGCCATAGCGCTGAACGCCCGCTGGCGATCCTGCTCGACGGGCAGTTTTGGGCGCAAAGTATGCCGGTATGGCCTGCGCTGGCTGCATTGACCAACACCGGGCAATTGCCGGAGGCGGTGTATGTGCTGATTGATGTGATTGATAACGCCCACCGCAGCCTGGAGCTGCCGTGCAATGCCGATTTCTGGCTGGCGGTACAGGACGAGTTATTACCGCAGGTCCGTGCCATTGCGCCGTTCAGCGACAGCGCGGATCGCACCGTGGTGGCCGGGCAGAGTTTTGGCGGCCTGTCGTCACTTTATGCCGCGCTGCACTGGCCGCAGCGGTTTGGCTGCGTGTTGAGCCAGTCCGGATCGTTCTGGTGGCCGCATCGCGGCGGCGAGCGTGACGGCATCATTATCGAACACCTTAAAAATGGTGAGTTGAACCCGCAAGGCCTGCGCATTGTGCTGGAGGCCGGGGTGCGCGAACCGCTGATTTTTCGCGCCAACGAGGCGCTTTTTCCCCTGTTACAACGCACACAGCAGTCGGTTTTCTGGCGTCAGGTTGACGGCGGACACGATGCGCTTTGCTGGCGCGGCGGGCTGACCTCCGGGCTTATCACCCTCTGGCAGCCGCTTACCCGCGCCCGTTAA
- a CDS encoding MbtH family NRPS accessory protein: MEFTNPFDNPQGQFYILQNTRRQFSLWPAQCALPAGWNVVCEPQPQDDCNAWLAANWQTLTPAHHAQ; this comes from the coding sequence ATGGAATTCACCAACCCCTTCGATAACCCGCAAGGGCAATTTTATATTCTGCAAAATACCCGGCGGCAGTTCAGCCTGTGGCCCGCGCAGTGCGCGCTTCCCGCAGGCTGGAACGTGGTGTGCGAGCCGCAACCGCAGGACGACTGCAACGCCTGGCTGGCGGCAAACTGGCAAACATTAACCCCGGCGCACCATGCGCAATGA